A single window of Leptospira wolffii serovar Khorat str. Khorat-H2 DNA harbors:
- a CDS encoding LA_3696 family protein, whose amino-acid sequence MKRPIFGKLPRILSEMLGSEGSSEYIDFVNYTWEEGGRMLRQESERRFEKRLSYETSKLREELSDLRQELNEFKNEMSEFKTEMSSFQTETRTEFSVIKSEIRQEITQVRIEMKNEFLEVYKELHKIHETISNQTKWILTTAVAVTVFLPIVNRLLQKFL is encoded by the coding sequence GTGAAAAGACCGATATTTGGAAAATTACCTAGAATACTATCGGAAATGCTCGGCTCCGAAGGAAGTTCCGAGTATATCGATTTCGTAAATTATACTTGGGAGGAGGGAGGAAGAATGTTACGACAAGAATCAGAACGTAGATTCGAGAAAAGGCTCTCCTACGAAACAAGCAAATTGAGAGAGGAACTTTCCGACCTTCGTCAGGAATTAAACGAATTTAAGAATGAAATGTCAGAATTCAAGACGGAGATGTCCTCATTTCAAACGGAAACTCGAACCGAATTCTCAGTAATTAAATCGGAAATTCGACAAGAAATCACCCAAGTACGAATAGAGATGAAAAACGAATTCTTAGAGGTCTATAAGGAACTGCATAAAATCCACGAGACCATTTCGAATCAAACTAAGTGGATTTTAACTACTGCAGTCGCAGTTACTGTATTTCTCCCGATCGTCAACCGCCTACTGCAAAAATTCCTATAA
- the rdgB gene encoding RdgB/HAM1 family non-canonical purine NTP pyrophosphatase — protein sequence MKSLAIASNNSHKVREILSILAPLGFQLQTPKELGLDFGPEETGTTFRENAFIKARELFVLSELPSLADDSGICVEALGGEPGVYSARFGGEGLDDEGRTRLLLQKMVGKENRNAKYVCGIAFVSKQGEFYFEGECHGLIAEDYDTSGNGFGYDPIFFYPPFQARFSQISEERKNSVSHRKKALDLLTDYLRKL from the coding sequence TTGAAATCCCTCGCGATCGCGTCCAATAATTCCCATAAAGTTCGAGAGATTCTTTCCATCCTAGCGCCCTTGGGTTTTCAATTGCAAACCCCCAAGGAGCTGGGTTTGGATTTCGGTCCGGAAGAAACCGGAACCACTTTCCGAGAAAACGCTTTCATAAAAGCCAGGGAATTATTCGTACTCTCTGAACTTCCTTCCTTAGCCGACGATTCCGGAATCTGCGTAGAAGCTCTCGGCGGAGAACCCGGAGTTTATTCGGCAAGATTCGGAGGAGAAGGTTTGGACGACGAAGGCCGAACCAGATTGCTACTTCAAAAAATGGTCGGAAAGGAAAACAGAAACGCTAAATACGTCTGCGGTATTGCGTTCGTTTCCAAACAGGGAGAATTCTACTTCGAAGGAGAATGCCACGGACTCATCGCAGAAGATTACGATACTTCCGGAAACGGTTTCGGATACGATCCCATATTCTTCTATCCCCCCTTCCAGGCCCGATTCTCCCAAATCTCCGAAGAAAGAAAGAATTCGGTCTCTCATAGAAAGAAAGCCTTGGATCTTTTAACGGATTATCTACGTAAACTCTAA
- a CDS encoding STAS domain-containing protein: MEITVQGDIHIIKISGSILQSDSEELDRNLSDHNFEPSPKIIIDLTEVSHICSTALGILVSYKKKFNSAEGDIIIVVNDDDLLQLFEITMLDKVFKVLPTIEDAFDEFKLGN; encoded by the coding sequence ATGGAAATCACGGTTCAAGGCGACATCCACATCATCAAGATTTCAGGCTCCATCCTCCAGTCAGATAGCGAGGAATTGGACCGCAACTTAAGCGATCACAATTTCGAGCCCTCTCCGAAGATCATCATCGATCTCACCGAGGTAAGTCATATCTGCTCCACCGCTCTCGGAATCCTAGTCTCTTACAAAAAGAAATTCAACTCCGCAGAGGGCGATATCATCATCGTGGTGAACGACGACGATCTTCTTCAATTGTTCGAGATCACCATGTTGGATAAAGTTTTTAAAGTTCTTCCTACCATCGAAGACGCCTTTGACGAATTCAAACTGGGAAATTGA
- a CDS encoding acyltransferase family protein, with protein MKDYFLGIFRSDEREIGSFNGVRTLGFFMLIYGHMFRTVQLLLPDINPYLRNFLDNGSACLDLFFPLSGFLIASPLLAELDSKGTINWKFFYVKRFLRIFPPFYFFLMLQYFVFFPILIKSAPPETAAQLIGSKYTIWFDVFYISNYFKGTMFHGWSLSLEEQFYVLLPVFLLLIFRYVPKKLQLAFLTLLTLLPLVYRAIFMQTVMLQAPASEHVYLYNKNFYYPFHGHIDSVLYGIILAYIFNFRRHWLDRILKLGNGASVLHFFVWVVLILFSLLVYEFEVGWWQVFRFPIYSLLWITILILSIRQGDPIGKFLSWKGFSPFAKLSYCAYIIHIVVMVPVSRKLLFMDKTLEQHEILLYTIPVGLVVFFFAYFYHLLTERPFVYLKDRIIRKYKAKVTSEIFREKLETTS; from the coding sequence ATGAAAGATTATTTTTTGGGAATCTTTCGCTCCGACGAAAGAGAGATAGGCTCGTTCAACGGAGTTCGGACCTTGGGATTCTTCATGCTGATTTACGGACATATGTTCCGGACGGTCCAATTGCTTTTGCCTGACATCAATCCTTACTTACGCAATTTTTTGGATAACGGATCCGCTTGTTTGGATCTTTTCTTTCCGCTCAGCGGTTTTTTGATCGCAAGCCCCTTACTCGCGGAGCTGGACTCGAAAGGAACCATCAACTGGAAATTCTTTTATGTGAAAAGGTTTCTGAGGATCTTTCCTCCATTTTATTTTTTCTTAATGCTTCAATATTTCGTATTCTTTCCGATTCTGATCAAATCCGCTCCGCCGGAGACTGCCGCCCAATTGATCGGATCCAAATATACAATCTGGTTCGACGTCTTTTATATCTCCAATTATTTCAAGGGAACGATGTTCCATGGATGGTCCCTTTCTTTGGAGGAGCAATTTTACGTGCTTCTTCCTGTTTTCCTTTTGTTGATCTTCCGTTACGTTCCGAAAAAGCTTCAGCTTGCCTTTTTAACGCTCCTCACCCTTCTCCCCTTGGTTTATAGGGCGATTTTCATGCAAACGGTTATGCTACAGGCTCCCGCATCCGAGCATGTTTACTTATACAATAAGAATTTTTATTATCCCTTCCATGGTCATATCGACTCCGTTCTCTACGGAATCATTCTTGCCTACATTTTCAATTTTAGAAGGCATTGGCTGGATCGTATATTGAAGTTAGGAAACGGGGCGAGTGTTCTGCATTTTTTTGTCTGGGTCGTTTTGATATTATTTTCTCTCCTAGTCTACGAATTCGAGGTAGGCTGGTGGCAAGTGTTTCGATTCCCTATATACAGTCTTCTCTGGATCACGATCCTGATTCTATCCATTCGCCAGGGAGATCCCATCGGAAAATTTCTCTCCTGGAAAGGATTCTCTCCTTTTGCGAAATTATCCTATTGCGCGTACATTATCCATATAGTCGTGATGGTGCCCGTTTCCAGAAAGTTACTGTTCATGGATAAGACATTAGAACAACATGAAATTCTATTGTACACCATCCCTGTGGGTTTGGTCGTATTCTTCTTCGCTTATTTCTATCATCTTCTCACCGAGAGACCTTTCGTTTATCTCAAAGATAGGATCATACGTAAATACAAGGCGAAAGTGACTTCGGAAATCTTTCGGGAAAAACTGGAAACGACTTCCTAA
- a CDS encoding SpoIIE family protein phosphatase, whose product MDPIFLNFYSFGSILIVLYFFYAAYFFLTIKERSQAAFHLGICSLTTVFLNLGYLWGFISFEENTIYHRIVAIAGPLMSFTQLVGFFINFPEPRKKGILPGRILYWSLYAGVALVTGYYTLICWNAPRTFVAGSHYWDYEVPQFYVYQVYIILFYELCYLVVGVWRAVIEKGKERRSVIYILLSYVVITVGPGILNAMSRIGAVSRATYHQVFNLGFVTGMFLIMVVYVNATKERTTILNRIVGVSLATFFVCYQLVGYSILNGYEKSYDELKIRDSSIAVTEGKNPEGLAYIVSYEQEENEFRQERGKKDPRFKKEDELEVRFFREKRRICNLGNLSAEARMEKTEPILKSAPSEFKAYAAGIRAFLKSKKGQRVDDSEMSDYFGEIYGKLNIVRNKYNRLPDGTNSKAIGNLLNSTVPGLSETLSYVRNEALDAVKSEKSSEHISKIILNSLAPIHEVGERIYRGTRIYDSSDPKPALYISYYYVPNSGDKIYEVGYEYKNYRMYQHSPSFVLIVTMTLTFLVIVVGFRFFFQNAIVVPVDEVLVGLKEVNSGNLDYRLTPRVEDEIGFIARSFNKMTRSIQAARKRLQQYADELEEKVRERTGELERTLNAVNELKQQQDGDYFLTSLLIKPLGANKAHSDNVRVDFLLEQKKKFSFRRFNDEIGGDMNISNRILLRNQWYTIFLNADAMGKSMQGAGGALVLGAVFESIIERTRIEDSMKEQSPERWLKNSFLELHKVFESFEGSMLVSSVIGLVEEDSGSLYYINAEHPWTCLYRDGKADFLEKDMAFRKLGTTGMEGKISVRTFQLEPGDVVIAGSDGRDDILIGTDTDGSRIINDDENLFLKIVEEGGGELNRIYDSILSRGSLTDDLSLVRISFKEESVPHRIHQREKIRELLGKARTKVKEKNFSEALAYLEEADSLDSKLPEVKKAVVKYCIRLKEYAKAAKFAEEYLNIRPVDKEILFVASFAARRAHQFHKAQDFGERLLIRDPLHVRNLVNLSRICIALRNFERARMLVGEAIRLDPENRILLKIKEALDSQKEEK is encoded by the coding sequence ATGGATCCAATTTTCCTAAACTTTTATTCTTTCGGATCGATCCTTATCGTTCTATATTTCTTTTATGCGGCTTATTTCTTTCTGACTATCAAGGAAAGAAGTCAAGCGGCCTTTCACCTTGGGATCTGCTCCTTAACCACCGTATTCTTGAATCTGGGTTATCTTTGGGGTTTCATTTCCTTCGAAGAAAATACGATTTATCATAGGATTGTGGCTATCGCAGGGCCCTTGATGAGTTTTACTCAGCTTGTAGGATTTTTCATTAATTTTCCGGAGCCTCGAAAAAAGGGAATTCTTCCGGGTAGAATTTTGTATTGGTCCTTGTATGCCGGAGTGGCCCTCGTAACAGGCTATTATACTCTAATTTGTTGGAACGCTCCTCGGACGTTTGTCGCTGGGAGTCATTACTGGGATTACGAGGTTCCTCAGTTTTATGTATATCAAGTATATATAATATTATTCTACGAACTTTGCTATCTGGTGGTCGGTGTTTGGCGGGCCGTCATAGAGAAGGGAAAAGAGAGACGGTCGGTAATATATATTCTGCTCAGTTATGTGGTGATTACGGTAGGGCCGGGAATCCTGAACGCAATGAGTAGGATCGGAGCCGTTTCCAGAGCCACTTATCATCAAGTATTCAATTTGGGCTTCGTTACTGGGATGTTCCTGATCATGGTGGTATATGTGAACGCCACTAAGGAGAGGACGACGATTTTAAATCGGATCGTCGGAGTATCTTTGGCGACTTTCTTCGTATGTTATCAATTGGTCGGTTATTCCATCCTGAACGGATACGAAAAATCCTACGACGAACTTAAGATCCGGGACAGTTCGATCGCAGTGACGGAGGGAAAGAATCCGGAAGGGCTCGCTTATATAGTTTCCTACGAGCAGGAGGAGAACGAGTTTCGACAGGAACGAGGCAAAAAAGATCCGCGATTCAAAAAGGAAGACGAATTGGAAGTCAGATTTTTTCGGGAAAAGCGGAGGATCTGTAATTTGGGAAATCTCAGCGCGGAAGCGAGAATGGAAAAAACGGAGCCTATACTCAAATCTGCTCCGAGCGAATTCAAGGCGTACGCGGCCGGGATTCGCGCTTTTCTAAAATCCAAAAAAGGCCAGAGAGTCGATGATTCCGAAATGTCCGACTACTTCGGGGAGATATACGGAAAGCTGAATATAGTACGCAATAAGTATAATAGGCTTCCGGACGGAACGAATTCTAAAGCTATCGGTAATCTTTTGAATTCTACCGTTCCTGGCCTTTCCGAAACCCTTTCCTATGTTCGAAACGAGGCCTTGGATGCGGTGAAATCGGAGAAATCCTCGGAACATATTTCCAAAATCATTCTCAACTCATTGGCCCCCATTCATGAGGTAGGGGAGAGGATCTACAGAGGGACCAGAATCTACGACTCCTCCGACCCTAAACCGGCCTTATACATTTCCTATTACTACGTACCTAACTCCGGGGACAAGATTTACGAGGTAGGTTACGAATATAAGAATTATAGAATGTACCAACATTCTCCTAGTTTCGTTCTGATTGTCACGATGACTCTAACTTTCCTTGTGATCGTCGTAGGATTCAGATTCTTTTTCCAGAATGCGATCGTGGTTCCTGTGGACGAGGTTCTGGTCGGACTAAAAGAAGTGAATTCCGGGAATTTGGACTATAGACTGACTCCTAGGGTGGAGGATGAGATCGGATTTATCGCGAGGTCCTTCAACAAGATGACCCGATCCATCCAGGCTGCGAGAAAAAGATTGCAGCAATACGCCGACGAATTGGAGGAAAAAGTAAGGGAAAGAACCGGAGAATTGGAGAGAACTCTCAATGCGGTTAACGAACTGAAGCAGCAACAGGACGGGGACTATTTTCTAACTTCGTTATTGATTAAACCGTTAGGCGCGAACAAGGCTCATTCGGATAATGTAAGAGTGGATTTTCTTCTGGAGCAAAAGAAGAAATTCAGCTTTCGCAGATTTAACGACGAAATCGGTGGAGATATGAATATCTCCAACCGCATTCTGCTAAGAAACCAGTGGTACACTATATTTCTGAACGCGGATGCGATGGGAAAATCCATGCAAGGTGCCGGCGGTGCCTTGGTCTTAGGAGCCGTCTTCGAATCCATCATCGAGAGAACACGGATAGAGGATTCGATGAAAGAACAGTCGCCCGAGAGATGGTTGAAGAATTCTTTTTTAGAACTTCATAAAGTGTTTGAAAGCTTCGAGGGGTCCATGCTGGTTTCCTCCGTGATAGGTTTGGTGGAAGAGGATTCGGGAAGTCTGTATTACATAAATGCGGAGCATCCGTGGACTTGTCTCTATAGGGACGGCAAGGCCGACTTCTTGGAAAAGGATATGGCTTTTCGTAAACTGGGAACGACCGGTATGGAAGGAAAAATATCCGTTCGAACTTTCCAGTTAGAGCCGGGAGACGTCGTGATTGCAGGATCGGACGGAAGGGACGATATTCTGATCGGAACGGATACGGACGGCTCCAGGATCATCAACGACGACGAGAATCTTTTCTTAAAAATCGTGGAAGAAGGCGGCGGGGAATTGAATCGGATTTACGACTCTATTCTTTCCAGAGGAAGCTTAACCGACGACCTATCTTTGGTTCGAATTTCGTTCAAAGAAGAATCGGTCCCTCATAGAATTCATCAAAGGGAGAAAATTCGGGAATTACTTGGGAAAGCTCGTACAAAGGTAAAGGAAAAGAATTTTTCCGAAGCCCTGGCTTATCTGGAAGAGGCGGATTCCTTGGATTCCAAACTTCCCGAAGTGAAGAAGGCCGTCGTGAAATATTGCATTCGATTAAAGGAATACGCTAAAGCCGCGAAATTCGCGGAAGAATATCTGAATATTAGACCGGTTGATAAAGAAATATTATTCGTGGCTTCTTTCGCGGCAAGAAGGGCCCATCAGTTTCATAAAGCCCAGGATTTCGGAGAAAGACTGCTTATACGCGATCCTTTGCACGTTAGGAATCTGGTAAATCTATCCAGAATATGCATCGCTTTACGAAATTTTGAAAGAGCAAGAATGCTTGTAGGTGAAGCGATTCGCTTGGATCCGGAGAATCGGATTCTTCTGAAAATCAAGGAAGCCTTGGATTCGCAAAAAGAAGAGAAATGA
- a CDS encoding ATP-binding protein produces MFSFDTKLRFGFLAAGLLTLSIGLFSWISGRQVTESKNWESHTFAVISRLEKLTSVIKESEIHFLNFIATGRPEYIEYYESSMRDLEWNLTDLGNLIRDNQSQILVTKELSENLRQRNRYIREIIKNRFETEKQKTILASIEENGKNIIEALVKRENELLWERTREANRKSEIAEWVVFLSVLFNVFLLILWYKFLRKESGLRLLSESDSYQKNKLLSLILENMADGVVVFDKNESLILSNDKSRKFLEQSSEFLDRLRKLDSDRSKLNLKNGSSEDRIILVNSRKFSDLDGSFFGKVLLLSDISEEESRAFEKERYLTEILMIKTALDCASSSIMIADNDLNIVYTNKSVVNLFHAVQENIREKYPDFTPSRLMGVCIDTFHATPEKQRKILSTFTSEYKSSISIGGREFDLCAAPVIDESGERLGSVVEWLDVTDRNRKRSEISKLNEELTESVAKLEYANRELEAFSYSVSHDLRAPIRGIDGFARIMIEDYSSTLDAEGNRLLNIIASNSKFMGQLIDDLLAFYRVSKVEPRREAINMREMVLDAIEIVTQDYPDEEVLTQVGELSNVKGDPSMLKQVWLNLISNSFKYSAKAKEPRVEIGVINGEREETFFVKDNGAGFNEQYSHKLFKVFQRLHSNEEFQGTGIGLAIVDRIVGRHGGKVWGKGKIGEGATFYFTLPKKD; encoded by the coding sequence ATGTTTTCTTTCGATACGAAATTACGTTTCGGCTTCTTGGCTGCGGGTTTGCTTACGCTTTCCATCGGACTTTTTTCCTGGATAAGCGGTCGTCAAGTGACCGAGTCCAAAAATTGGGAATCCCACACCTTCGCGGTAATTTCGCGTTTGGAAAAACTCACATCCGTAATAAAGGAATCCGAAATACACTTTCTGAACTTTATAGCCACCGGTCGGCCTGAATACATAGAATATTACGAATCCTCGATGCGGGATTTGGAGTGGAACCTAACTGACCTGGGAAATCTGATTCGAGACAATCAATCCCAGATTCTCGTGACGAAAGAATTGAGCGAGAATTTAAGACAAAGAAACCGGTATATTCGGGAAATCATAAAGAACCGATTCGAAACGGAAAAACAAAAGACCATATTGGCTTCCATAGAAGAGAACGGAAAAAACATCATAGAGGCCCTGGTAAAAAGGGAAAACGAACTTTTATGGGAGAGAACGAGAGAAGCGAACCGAAAATCCGAGATCGCCGAATGGGTGGTCTTTTTATCCGTCCTTTTTAACGTTTTTCTTCTAATCTTATGGTATAAGTTTTTGAGAAAGGAATCGGGGCTTCGTCTTCTGTCGGAAAGTGATTCATATCAGAAAAATAAACTGCTTTCCCTGATTTTGGAGAATATGGCCGACGGTGTCGTAGTCTTCGACAAAAACGAATCCTTGATTTTATCCAACGATAAGTCTAGGAAATTTTTGGAACAGAGTTCCGAGTTTTTGGATCGGTTGCGAAAATTGGATTCCGATCGATCCAAATTAAATCTCAAAAATGGATCATCGGAGGATCGAATTATTTTGGTCAATTCACGGAAATTTTCCGATTTGGACGGTTCATTCTTCGGAAAGGTACTATTATTGAGCGATATCTCCGAAGAAGAAAGTCGCGCATTCGAAAAAGAAAGATATCTGACCGAGATATTGATGATTAAGACGGCTCTGGACTGCGCGTCCAGCAGTATAATGATCGCCGACAACGATCTAAATATAGTATACACGAATAAATCGGTGGTTAATTTATTTCACGCCGTCCAGGAAAATATCCGCGAAAAATATCCTGATTTCACGCCGTCTCGTTTAATGGGAGTTTGTATCGATACATTTCATGCGACTCCGGAAAAGCAAAGGAAGATCCTATCTACGTTTACTTCCGAATACAAATCTTCGATTTCCATCGGAGGAAGAGAATTCGATCTTTGCGCTGCACCTGTGATCGACGAGAGTGGGGAAAGATTGGGAAGCGTAGTCGAATGGTTGGATGTAACGGACAGAAATCGTAAGAGATCCGAAATCAGTAAGTTGAACGAGGAACTGACCGAGAGCGTAGCAAAATTGGAGTATGCCAATCGGGAATTGGAGGCTTTCAGCTATTCCGTTTCCCATGATTTACGCGCTCCGATTAGAGGTATAGACGGATTTGCGAGAATCATGATAGAGGATTACTCCTCTACTTTGGATGCGGAAGGGAATCGTCTCTTGAATATAATCGCTTCGAATTCGAAATTTATGGGACAACTGATCGACGATCTGTTAGCTTTTTACCGCGTTTCCAAGGTGGAGCCTAGAAGGGAAGCGATCAATATGAGGGAAATGGTATTGGACGCCATAGAAATCGTAACTCAGGACTACCCGGACGAGGAAGTCCTGACCCAAGTGGGAGAATTATCCAACGTAAAGGGAGATCCTTCCATGTTGAAGCAGGTATGGCTGAACCTGATATCCAATTCCTTCAAGTATTCCGCCAAGGCCAAGGAGCCTAGAGTGGAAATCGGAGTAATAAATGGAGAAAGAGAGGAAACTTTTTTCGTCAAAGATAACGGAGCCGGTTTCAACGAACAATATTCTCATAAACTTTTCAAGGTTTTTCAAAGGTTACATTCCAACGAAGAATTTCAGGGGACCGGGATAGGACTTGCGATTGTGGATCGTATCGTAGGCCGACACGGAGGAAAAGTTTGGGGCAAGGGAAAAATAGGAGAAGGTGCCACCTTCTATTTTACATTACCGAAAAAGGATTAA
- a CDS encoding response regulator gives MNQADNYDILYAEDNPNDAELTLRGFRKHNLVNQVFHVKDGEEALEFLFCKGRYKDRTGRDKPLFVLLDLKMPKVDGLEVLREIKADDKLRTVPVVMLTSSAEEKDIVESYKLGVNSYIIKPVEFEKLITTVTEIGQYWCILNKSVH, from the coding sequence ATGAATCAAGCCGACAACTACGATATCTTATATGCGGAGGATAATCCGAACGATGCGGAGCTTACTTTACGAGGATTCAGAAAACATAATTTAGTAAATCAGGTCTTCCATGTAAAAGACGGCGAAGAAGCTCTCGAATTTCTATTTTGCAAGGGTAGATACAAGGATAGAACGGGTCGGGATAAACCCTTGTTCGTTCTCTTGGATCTGAAGATGCCTAAAGTGGACGGATTGGAAGTCCTGCGCGAAATAAAAGCGGACGATAAATTGAGAACTGTGCCGGTCGTGATGCTCACATCTTCGGCCGAAGAAAAAGACATAGTGGAAAGTTATAAATTAGGCGTTAATAGTTATATTATAAAACCGGTTGAATTTGAAAAGCTGATAACTACTGTAACTGAAATAGGACAATATTGGTGTATTCTTAATAAATCGGTGCATTAA
- the lvrB gene encoding hybrid histidine kinase/response regulator LvrB, protein MSTLKFLFLEDSSTDLELIQRELKKAGVEFIPVHVQERDEYLKAIVEEKPDFIFSDFSLPNFDGLSALTIAKEQCPSTPFIFVSGTYGEDAAIQTLTRGATDYVLKDRLVKLVPALRRAIREMEEHSALRKAEQDKFEIEEQLRQSQKVEAMGFLAGAMAHEINNPIMAIIDYAELIAKGGMEPEKTQKFAAKIKQEGERISVIVKDLLRFARQEKKSFESIDAYELLVKAKGISEQRMKMNRVQFELDVNPGEFSVYCKEGQILQVLLNLMNNAIDALNQRYPEYNDNKRISVSAKPEEIGGKNWVRITVQDFGSGIPSEIGKSIFNTFFTTKGVDKGTGLGLSVSLGIVKEHGGYLSFESVPNEYTKFFLDLPRI, encoded by the coding sequence ATGAGTACGCTTAAATTTCTTTTTTTAGAGGATTCTTCGACCGATCTGGAACTTATCCAAAGAGAGCTAAAAAAAGCCGGTGTCGAATTTATCCCCGTACATGTTCAGGAGAGAGACGAGTATCTAAAGGCGATAGTGGAGGAAAAACCGGATTTCATATTTTCCGATTTTTCCCTGCCGAATTTCGACGGCCTTTCCGCGCTAACGATCGCCAAGGAGCAATGTCCGAGTACTCCTTTCATCTTCGTATCGGGTACCTATGGGGAAGACGCGGCCATACAAACTCTGACAAGAGGCGCGACCGACTACGTTCTGAAGGATCGTCTGGTAAAATTGGTCCCGGCGCTTCGCAGAGCTATCCGCGAAATGGAGGAGCATAGTGCCCTTCGAAAAGCGGAACAGGATAAGTTCGAGATAGAAGAGCAATTAAGGCAAAGCCAGAAAGTAGAGGCGATGGGATTCCTAGCGGGGGCCATGGCTCATGAAATCAATAACCCGATCATGGCAATTATAGATTATGCGGAGTTGATTGCCAAAGGCGGAATGGAGCCCGAAAAGACTCAGAAATTCGCCGCTAAGATCAAGCAGGAAGGGGAAAGAATTTCGGTAATCGTAAAGGATCTACTACGCTTTGCTCGACAGGAAAAGAAGAGCTTCGAATCGATCGACGCTTACGAGCTCTTGGTCAAGGCCAAAGGAATTTCGGAACAACGCATGAAAATGAATAGGGTTCAGTTTGAATTGGACGTGAACCCGGGGGAATTTTCGGTCTATTGTAAGGAAGGTCAGATACTGCAAGTGCTTCTGAATCTTATGAACAATGCGATCGATGCCTTGAATCAACGTTATCCGGAATATAATGATAACAAAAGGATCTCGGTTTCCGCAAAACCTGAGGAGATAGGAGGAAAAAATTGGGTTCGTATAACCGTGCAGGACTTCGGTTCTGGGATTCCTTCTGAAATCGGTAAATCGATCTTCAATACCTTTTTTACCACTAAGGGAGTGGATAAGGGGACAGGGCTCGGATTATCCGTAAGCTTGGGAATCGTAAAGGAACACGGGGGATATCTTTCCTTCGAAAGTGTTCCGAACGAATATACGAAATTCTTCCTGGATTTGCCTAGAATCTGA
- a CDS encoding esterase/lipase family protein — MPYKPTEPSMNLSKFAVKFAKDSSLGVLTGIRSALVGSFEWTAKSLSEISEIPSVKGTGLGDFLKETGDSLRDAGDKTDQGMSKAVEATAKAMHTALLALDDADSVVKKKLFENIPISSIVGESFAGLVTTSEIQASFRLNGKDVSHEDVLTDWKSSGLAKIMICVPGLFCDESLWTKNGETPLSDIMRNIGYYPVFLRFNPGAHISDNGSRLLRLLHAFLNLPELSGEQVDIVSYSQGGLVFRSALYQARQGEFDLSSRIRKAMFISSPDGGSYIEKAGFWLGLGAEVMPVFPLQVIGFIGNQRSDAMKDLSHGIIREEDWKNGSHLSRYAKDLYFGELDAMDAYQAYSLIAEEEGDWSSWIGDGIVEKPSLTLLSEIVYRKKKDPEKRVRLLTGMSHYQIIPSPELRDYFLEVFGS, encoded by the coding sequence ATGCCTTATAAACCTACAGAACCGAGTATGAACCTGAGTAAGTTCGCAGTGAAGTTCGCTAAGGATTCCTCTTTAGGAGTGCTTACCGGCATACGTTCCGCGTTGGTCGGTTCCTTCGAATGGACCGCAAAAAGCTTATCCGAAATTTCGGAAATACCTTCGGTAAAGGGAACGGGCCTGGGAGACTTCTTAAAAGAAACCGGGGATTCGCTTCGAGATGCGGGTGATAAGACGGACCAAGGAATGTCTAAAGCGGTAGAGGCGACTGCAAAAGCGATGCATACCGCCTTACTCGCGTTAGACGATGCGGATTCTGTCGTTAAAAAGAAACTCTTCGAGAATATTCCGATATCTAGTATCGTCGGAGAATCCTTTGCGGGGTTAGTAACTACTTCCGAAATCCAGGCCTCGTTTCGATTGAACGGTAAGGACGTTTCTCACGAAGACGTCCTTACCGACTGGAAGAGTTCCGGACTTGCAAAGATCATGATTTGCGTTCCAGGTCTATTCTGCGACGAAAGTCTATGGACTAAAAACGGAGAAACGCCTCTCTCCGATATAATGAGGAACATCGGATATTATCCTGTATTCTTAAGATTCAATCCTGGTGCACATATCTCTGATAACGGTTCTCGTTTATTAAGATTACTGCATGCGTTCTTGAATCTGCCGGAGCTTTCCGGCGAGCAGGTCGATATCGTTTCCTATAGCCAGGGCGGCTTGGTATTCAGGAGCGCTCTGTACCAGGCGAGACAGGGAGAATTCGATCTATCTTCCAGAATTAGAAAAGCCATGTTTATCAGTTCTCCCGACGGAGGATCCTATATCGAAAAAGCGGGTTTCTGGCTAGGGTTGGGTGCGGAAGTCATGCCGGTATTTCCGCTCCAGGTGATCGGATTCATAGGCAATCAAAGAAGCGACGCCATGAAGGATCTTTCTCACGGAATCATTCGAGAAGAGGATTGGAAGAATGGCTCGCATCTATCCCGTTATGCAAAGGATCTTTACTTCGGAGAATTGGACGCTATGGACGCGTATCAGGCATACAGTCTGATCGCGGAAGAAGAAGGGGACTGGTCTTCCTGGATCGGCGACGGGATCGTGGAAAAACCCAGCTTAACCTTATTAAGCGAGATCGTATATAGAAAGAAAAAAGATCCGGAAAAGAGGGTCCGTCTTTTAACCGGAATGTCTCATTATCAGATCATTCCTTCCCCCGAGCTTAGGGATTATTTTCTGGAAGTCTTCGGCTCCTAA